Proteins from one Deinococcus sp. AB2017081 genomic window:
- the cpt gene encoding chloramphenicol phosphotransferase CPT yields the protein MGTQVIVLNGGSSAGKSSVARQLQRVLPQPWLTLGTDTLVDALPPSLREPGAGIGFGPDGQVTTGAVFRELDVAWSAGVAQMARSGARIIVDEVFLGGAASQARWQAALAGLEVLWVGVRCDPDVAEARERARGDRGPGMARTQAALVHVDVTYDLTVDTTHADVRAAARQIAGHVT from the coding sequence ATGGGAACACAGGTGATCGTCCTGAACGGGGGTTCCAGTGCCGGAAAGTCCAGCGTGGCCCGGCAGCTGCAGCGCGTGCTGCCGCAGCCGTGGCTGACGCTGGGCACCGACACGCTGGTCGACGCGCTGCCGCCGTCGCTGCGGGAGCCGGGCGCGGGGATCGGTTTTGGCCCGGACGGGCAGGTCACGACCGGCGCGGTGTTCCGCGAGCTGGATGTGGCGTGGAGTGCGGGCGTGGCGCAGATGGCCCGCAGCGGCGCGCGGATCATCGTGGACGAGGTCTTCCTGGGCGGCGCGGCCTCGCAGGCGCGGTGGCAGGCGGCGCTGGCGGGACTGGAGGTGCTGTGGGTGGGCGTGCGCTGCGATCCGGACGTGGCCGAGGCGCGGGAACGGGCCCGCGGCGACCGGGGGCCCGGCATGGCCCGCACCCAGGCGGCGCTGGTGCATGTGGACGTGACCTACGACCTGACCGTGGACACGACGCACGCCGACGTGCGGGCGGCCGCACGGCAGATCGCCGGACACGTGACCTGA
- a CDS encoding AMP-binding protein, translating to MNIPLTPLDLVRRGLSVYPEQVAVIQPGGPRFTYREWGERIFRLARAVQAAGHAGAHVAVLSPNTHQGLLTYSAVPWAGSVLVPLNTRLTPEEYAFQLRHAEVRLILVDETLHGRVEQVAAEQGIDVWVMGQGETGAAFEARLAAQDTTPLPIPVTDEDATITINFTSGTTSSPKGVMLTHRNTLLNAVETLFYFRADQDSVYLHTLPDFHANGWGGVWIFFGVGATHVTLPAVRADAAYAAIEAHGVTHLCAAPTVLSMLTDPACARMLTRPVRVATAGSPPHARTIADMNALGFHVTQVYGLTETSPLVTVAELSAEQEARSTAERAALIAKQGFEMLLAGEVDVMDEHLLPTPHDGVTLGEIMVRGNLVMKGYYRNEGATAKALEGGWFHTGDVAVTHPDGRVEIRDRNKDVIISGGENISSVEVEGILYGHPAVREAVVVAMPDEQWGEVPCAFIALHAGQQAGPDDLSAHVRAHLAGFKVPKHYEFRSDLPKTASGKFQKYILRGELWAGRERAVN from the coding sequence ATGAACATTCCCCTGACGCCCCTTGACCTCGTGCGCCGTGGCCTGAGCGTGTACCCCGAGCAGGTGGCCGTGATCCAGCCGGGCGGCCCACGCTTCACGTACCGCGAGTGGGGCGAGCGGATCTTCCGGCTGGCCCGCGCCGTGCAGGCGGCCGGGCACGCTGGGGCACACGTGGCGGTGCTCTCGCCGAACACGCACCAGGGTCTGCTGACGTACAGCGCCGTGCCGTGGGCGGGGAGCGTGCTCGTGCCGCTGAATACCCGCCTGACCCCCGAGGAATATGCCTTCCAGCTGCGGCACGCCGAGGTAAGGCTGATCCTCGTGGACGAGACGCTGCACGGCCGGGTGGAGCAGGTCGCGGCAGAGCAGGGCATCGACGTGTGGGTCATGGGCCAGGGCGAGACGGGGGCGGCCTTCGAGGCCCGCCTGGCCGCGCAGGACACCACACCGCTGCCCATCCCGGTGACGGACGAGGACGCCACTATCACCATCAATTTCACGTCCGGCACGACCTCCAGCCCCAAGGGCGTGATGCTCACGCACCGCAACACCCTGCTGAACGCCGTCGAGACGCTGTTCTACTTCAGGGCCGATCAGGACAGCGTGTACCTGCACACCCTGCCGGACTTCCACGCGAACGGCTGGGGCGGGGTGTGGATTTTCTTCGGGGTGGGAGCCACGCACGTCACCCTGCCCGCCGTGCGGGCCGACGCCGCCTACGCCGCCATCGAGGCCCACGGGGTCACACACCTGTGCGCCGCGCCCACCGTGCTGTCCATGCTGACCGATCCGGCCTGTGCCCGCATGCTGACCCGCCCCGTGCGCGTGGCCACGGCGGGCAGCCCCCCGCACGCCCGCACGATCGCGGACATGAATGCCCTGGGCTTTCACGTCACGCAGGTGTACGGCCTGACCGAGACGAGCCCGCTGGTCACGGTTGCGGAACTGTCGGCCGAACAGGAGGCGCGGTCCACGGCCGAACGCGCCGCCCTGATCGCGAAACAGGGCTTTGAAATGCTCCTGGCCGGCGAGGTGGACGTCATGGACGAGCACCTGCTCCCCACCCCGCACGATGGCGTGACGCTGGGCGAGATCATGGTGCGCGGCAATCTGGTCATGAAGGGCTACTACCGCAACGAGGGGGCGACCGCGAAGGCCCTGGAGGGCGGGTGGTTCCACACGGGCGACGTGGCCGTGACGCACCCCGACGGCCGCGTGGAGATCCGTGACCGCAACAAGGACGTGATCATCTCTGGCGGCGAGAACATCAGCAGCGTCGAGGTCGAGGGCATCCTGTACGGCCACCCGGCCGTGCGCGAGGCCGTGGTCGTCGCCATGCCCGACGAGCAGTGGGGCGAGGTGCCCTGCGCCTTCATCGCCCTGCACGCCGGACAGCAGGCGGGCCCCGACGACCTGAGCGCCCATGTCCGCGCCCATCTGGCGGGGTTCAAGGTGCCCAAACACTACGAGTTCCGCAGTGATCTGCCCAAGACCGCCAGCGGCAAGTTCCAGAAGTACATCCTGCGCGGCGAGCTGTGGGCCGGTCGGGAGCGGGCGGTGAACTGA
- a CDS encoding nucleoside deaminase produces the protein MSTRPEPHTPPLDHARYLREALALAREGQAAGSAPVGAVLVDASGEVVGRGRNRHKEPQTADHIGDAGLAHAEMDLYFQLGNPEQPETLTLYTSLEPCLMCGGASALMGIGRIVWATADPWGGSGRVIEWSKHPAMQDTEVIPCPDAALEHEGAVLFAPEAKRAFPDEGWALWQEKYPRETAGVEALAQ, from the coding sequence ATGTCGACCCGCCCGGAACCACACACGCCGCCCCTGGATCACGCCCGCTACCTGCGTGAAGCGCTGGCCCTGGCCCGCGAGGGGCAGGCCGCCGGAAGTGCCCCGGTGGGCGCGGTGCTGGTGGATGCCAGCGGCGAGGTCGTCGGACGGGGCCGCAACCGGCACAAGGAACCGCAGACGGCCGACCACATCGGGGACGCGGGTCTGGCGCACGCAGAGATGGATCTGTACTTCCAGCTGGGCAACCCCGAGCAGCCCGAGACCCTGACCCTGTACACCAGTCTGGAGCCCTGCCTGATGTGCGGCGGGGCCAGCGCCCTGATGGGCATCGGGCGGATCGTGTGGGCCACTGCCGACCCGTGGGGCGGCTCGGGCCGTGTGATCGAGTGGTCGAAGCACCCCGCCATGCAGGACACCGAGGTCATCCCCTGCCCCGACGCCGCCCTGGAGCATGAGGGCGCCGTCCTGTTCGCCCCGGAGGCGAAACGCGCCTTCCCGGACGAGGGCTGGGCGCTGTGGCAGGAGAAGTATCCGCGGGAGACCGCCGGAGTGGAAGCTCTAGCCCAGTGA
- a CDS encoding AAA family ATPase codes for MSSPGPLLLVVTGMPASGKSTLGARLATALRWPFVTKDEYKALLHEGLSDLKPAQSGPLSFTLMYHVAGVTLAAGVNTVLETHFYRGLSEPKLTGLAASHGARLAQVYCDAPVDILQARHDARVASGARPVIDRPMDYGPLPGHCCWTPLALDAPLLWVDTTGPDALRDVLAWVRSLG; via the coding sequence ATGTCCAGCCCCGGCCCACTCCTGCTCGTCGTGACCGGGATGCCGGCCTCTGGCAAGTCCACGCTGGGTGCCCGGCTGGCGACTGCGCTGCGCTGGCCCTTCGTGACCAAGGACGAGTACAAGGCGCTCCTGCACGAGGGGCTGTCGGATCTGAAGCCGGCCCAGAGCGGCCCCCTGAGCTTCACGTTGATGTACCACGTGGCGGGCGTGACGCTGGCGGCGGGTGTGAACACCGTGCTGGAGACGCACTTCTACCGGGGCCTGAGCGAACCAAAGCTGACAGGACTGGCAGCCTCGCACGGGGCACGGCTAGCGCAGGTCTACTGCGACGCGCCGGTAGATATCCTTCAGGCCCGGCACGACGCGCGGGTGGCGTCGGGAGCGCGGCCCGTCATCGACCGGCCGATGGACTACGGCCCGCTGCCCGGTCACTGCTGCTGGACGCCGCTGGCCCTGGACGCGCCGCTGCTGTGGGTTGACACGACTGGCCCGGACGCGCTGCGGGACGTGCTGGCGTGGGTCAGGTCACTGGGCTAG
- a CDS encoding family 16 glycosylhydrolase: MRVRLTALLLGVATVLLGTGAAPQTTPGGAWRDDFLTLNRDRWVVSAGGTPFWVRGPLSGTWAPEHVQVQGGLLRLRLTVDARGGARAAELATRQVSGYGTYTARLRAAGPARSGSISAFFTYVDGSATELDVELPGDAPQALWTSVYRTVPIVRQRLTDTGRNLSTGFHTYAWEWTPQRVRFSVDGRVVHEVTDVVPTQAAHVMFNVWPSDSDFGGAWTPGERTMLVDWVSYEPLR; encoded by the coding sequence ATGAGGGTGCGGCTGACCGCCCTGCTGCTGGGCGTGGCCACGGTGCTCCTGGGGACGGGCGCGGCCCCGCAGACCACGCCGGGCGGCGCATGGCGCGACGACTTCCTGACCCTGAACCGCGACCGCTGGGTGGTGTCGGCCGGCGGCACGCCGTTCTGGGTGCGCGGCCCCCTGAGCGGCACGTGGGCACCGGAGCACGTGCAGGTGCAGGGCGGCCTGCTGCGCCTGCGCCTGACAGTGGACGCGCGGGGCGGGGCACGGGCCGCCGAACTCGCCACGCGGCAGGTCTCCGGCTACGGCACGTACACGGCGCGGCTGCGGGCCGCCGGCCCGGCCCGCAGCGGCTCGATCAGCGCCTTCTTCACCTACGTGGACGGCTCGGCCACCGAACTGGACGTGGAACTGCCCGGCGACGCGCCTCAGGCCCTGTGGACGAGTGTGTACCGCACGGTGCCCATCGTGCGGCAGCGCCTCACGGACACGGGCCGCAACCTGAGCACCGGTTTCCACACCTATGCGTGGGAGTGGACACCCCAGCGGGTGCGCTTCTCCGTGGACGGCCGGGTGGTTCACGAGGTCACCGACGTGGTGCCCACGCAGGCCGCGCACGTGATGTTCAACGTGTGGCCCTCGGACAGCGATTTCGGGGGGGCGTGGACGCCGGGCGAGCGGACGATGCTGGTGGACTGGGTGAGCTACGAACCGCTGAGGTGA
- a CDS encoding AAA family ATPase, with translation MLYVTSGVPGSGKSTLARQLARHLGAAYLRVDTIEAALLRCGLTATVEGYAVSYALALDNLRLGHAVVVDVVNPLAVTRQAWAGVAQEADVRLVNIEVICSDATQHRQRVEGRRNDPANRVGEWIPPTWESVQASAQEFEPWSTPHVVVDTAGKSEAQAFTALLDALTA, from the coding sequence ATGCTCTATGTCACCTCCGGCGTGCCCGGCAGCGGCAAGTCCACCCTGGCGCGGCAGCTCGCCCGGCACCTGGGGGCCGCATATCTGCGCGTGGACACCATTGAGGCGGCGCTGCTGCGCTGTGGCCTGACGGCAACGGTCGAGGGCTACGCCGTGTCGTACGCGCTGGCGCTGGACAACCTGCGGCTGGGTCACGCCGTCGTGGTGGACGTGGTGAACCCGCTGGCCGTCACGCGTCAGGCGTGGGCCGGGGTAGCGCAGGAGGCGGACGTGCGGCTCGTCAACATCGAGGTCATCTGTTCGGACGCGACGCAGCACCGGCAGCGGGTGGAGGGGCGGCGAAACGACCCGGCGAACCGGGTGGGCGAGTGGATTCCGCCCACCTGGGAGTCCGTGCAGGCGTCCGCCCAGGAGTTCGAGCCGTGGAGCACGCCCCACGTGGTGGTGGACACGGCCGGAAAGTCGGAGGCACAGGCCTTCACCGCGCTGCTGGACGCCCTGACGGCATGA
- a CDS encoding Type 1 glutamine amidotransferase-like domain-containing protein → MRLYLSSFRMGNHTHRLLGMLRGGRRTALIRNAVEGLPFRQDSLDRDVGDLEQLGLDVTLLDLRAPDAVERLQDFDLLFVRGGNVFTLRRVLAETGADAAILELLHRDAVVYAGFSAGPCILSPDLLPLAAVDPIGDMPDPVTTGLGILDRLFMPHVDSPGHPETADCTRLADQLAAQGLPHWRLRDGDVLVRDGERDDLLT, encoded by the coding sequence ATGCGCCTGTATCTGTCGTCGTTCCGGATGGGCAACCACACGCACCGGCTGCTGGGCATGCTGCGGGGTGGCCGCAGAACCGCGCTGATCCGCAACGCCGTGGAGGGCCTGCCCTTCCGGCAGGACTCGCTGGATCGGGACGTCGGCGACCTGGAACAGCTCGGGCTGGACGTGACCCTGCTCGACCTGCGGGCACCGGACGCGGTGGAGCGGCTCCAGGACTTCGACCTGCTGTTCGTGCGGGGCGGCAACGTGTTCACCCTGCGCCGCGTGCTGGCCGAGACCGGGGCGGACGCGGCCATTCTGGAGCTGCTGCACCGGGACGCCGTGGTGTACGCGGGCTTCAGCGCCGGGCCGTGCATCCTGTCGCCGGATCTGCTGCCGCTGGCGGCGGTCGATCCGATTGGCGACATGCCCGATCCGGTCACGACCGGCCTGGGCATCCTCGACCGGCTGTTCATGCCGCATGTCGATTCGCCGGGCCATCCCGAGACGGCCGACTGCACGCGGCTGGCCGATCAGCTGGCCGCCCAGGGCCTCCCGCACTGGCGGCTGCGCGACGGCGACGTGCTGGTGCGGGACGGAGAACGCGACGACCTGCTGACGTGA
- a CDS encoding helix-turn-helix domain-containing protein, which yields MTSSELGLGATLRAWRDRLDPAGAGLPVTRRRRTAGLRREELAELAGISVDYLVRLEQGRAATPSAGAVAALARALQLETTERDHLYRLAGLQPPAPAVIEDTVPPGVQRLVTRLGDVAVAVFTADWRLAWWSPTWAALLGDPAAVAPEQRSLVRARFPVPGQAGQVEAWPVQSSSLEASNRAIVADLRRASVRYPTDTRLVELLQRLIAGNATFAALWRGAEVSQHTEDRKTVEHPVVGDIHVDCDVLSTGDSDFRIVALTSPPGSEDARRIDRARQRLVADAAAV from the coding sequence GTGACATCCTCCGAACTCGGTCTGGGGGCCACGCTGCGGGCGTGGCGCGACCGGCTCGACCCGGCCGGGGCGGGGCTGCCGGTCACGCGGCGGCGGCGCACCGCCGGGCTGCGGCGGGAAGAACTGGCGGAACTGGCGGGTATTTCCGTCGATTACCTCGTGCGGCTGGAGCAGGGCCGGGCGGCCACGCCTTCGGCCGGGGCGGTGGCGGCGCTGGCGCGGGCCCTCCAGCTGGAGACCACCGAGCGCGACCACCTGTACCGGCTGGCCGGACTGCAGCCGCCCGCACCGGCCGTCATCGAGGACACCGTGCCGCCGGGCGTCCAGCGGCTGGTCACGCGCCTGGGCGACGTGGCGGTGGCCGTGTTCACCGCCGACTGGCGGCTGGCGTGGTGGAGTCCCACGTGGGCGGCCCTGCTGGGCGACCCGGCAGCAGTTGCGCCGGAACAGCGCAGTCTCGTGCGGGCCCGCTTTCCGGTGCCGGGGCAGGCGGGGCAGGTGGAGGCCTGGCCGGTGCAGTCGAGCAGCCTGGAGGCCTCCAACCGGGCCATCGTCGCGGACCTGCGCCGCGCCAGCGTCCGGTACCCCACCGACACCCGGCTGGTCGAGCTGCTCCAGCGGCTGATCGCCGGGAACGCGACCTTCGCGGCCCTGTGGCGGGGCGCAGAGGTCAGTCAGCACACCGAGGATCGCAAGACGGTCGAGCATCCCGTCGTCGGTGACATCCACGTCGACTGCGACGTGCTCTCGACCGGCGACAGCGACTTCAGGATCGTGGCGCTCACGAGCCCGCCCGGCAGCGAGGACGCCCGCCGGATCGACCGGGCCCGGCAGCGGCTGGTGGCGGACGCGGCGGCCGTCTGA
- a CDS encoding VOC family protein gives MTGLQFSMHHFGLSVADLDATIAWYTDTLDFELESAYDIPALSARAAFLRHGSVWVELFEVSGAVPAPENAQDLRVHGLRHVALAVDDIGATRDLLRTRGVEFVSEPATVPGSGGDRYAFFRDNNGILIELYEMHRA, from the coding sequence ATGACCGGACTTCAATTCTCCATGCACCACTTCGGCCTCTCGGTGGCCGACCTCGACGCGACCATCGCGTGGTACACCGACACCCTCGACTTCGAACTGGAGTCTGCCTACGACATTCCAGCGCTGTCAGCACGGGCGGCCTTTCTGCGCCACGGGAGCGTCTGGGTGGAACTGTTCGAGGTCAGCGGAGCCGTACCCGCCCCGGAGAACGCCCAGGATCTGCGGGTGCACGGGCTCCGGCACGTGGCGCTGGCGGTCGACGACATCGGTGCGACCCGCGACCTGTTGCGGACACGGGGCGTGGAGTTCGTCTCGGAACCCGCGACCGTGCCGGGCTCCGGCGGCGACCGATATGCCTTTTTTCGCGACAACAACGGCATCCTGATCGAGCTGTACGAGATGCACCGGGCCTGA
- a CDS encoding LLM class flavin-dependent oxidoreductase, with the protein MKKIGFLSFGHWNPSPQSGTRSAAEVLHQTIDLAIAAEELGADGAYVRVHHFAQQLGSPFPLLAAMGAKTRRIELGTGVIDMRYENPLYMAEDAGSADLISGGRLQLGISRGSPEQVIDGWRHFGYAPAPGKSEEDMARRHAEVFLNVLEGQGFAQPSPRPMFPNPPGLLRLEPYSAGLRERIWWGAASNATAEWAARHGMNLQSSTLKQDESGQPFHIQQAEQIRAYRAAWQEAGHPREPRVSVSRSIFALVNDQDRLYFGRQQGQDQFGLIDQYRAVFGRSYAAEPDRLIEELRQDEAIAEADTLLLTIPNQLGVDYNAHLIESILTHVAPGLGWR; encoded by the coding sequence ATGAAGAAGATCGGCTTTCTCTCGTTCGGGCACTGGAACCCGTCGCCGCAATCCGGCACGCGGTCGGCGGCGGAGGTGCTGCACCAGACCATTGACCTCGCGATCGCCGCCGAGGAACTGGGCGCGGACGGCGCGTATGTGCGGGTGCATCACTTCGCGCAGCAGCTGGGGTCGCCGTTCCCACTGCTGGCCGCGATGGGCGCGAAGACGAGGCGCATCGAGCTGGGCACCGGCGTGATCGACATGCGCTACGAAAACCCGCTGTACATGGCCGAGGACGCGGGTTCGGCCGACCTGATCTCGGGGGGGCGGCTGCAACTGGGCATCAGTCGCGGGTCGCCGGAGCAGGTGATCGACGGGTGGCGGCACTTCGGCTACGCCCCCGCGCCCGGCAAATCCGAGGAGGACATGGCCCGGCGGCACGCCGAGGTGTTCCTGAACGTGCTGGAGGGCCAGGGTTTTGCCCAGCCCAGTCCGCGCCCGATGTTTCCGAACCCGCCGGGACTGCTGCGGCTGGAGCCGTACTCGGCGGGCCTGCGCGAGCGCATCTGGTGGGGGGCGGCGTCGAACGCGACGGCCGAGTGGGCGGCGCGGCACGGCATGAACCTCCAGAGTTCCACCCTGAAGCAGGACGAGAGCGGGCAGCCCTTCCACATCCAGCAGGCTGAGCAGATCCGCGCGTACCGGGCGGCGTGGCAGGAGGCGGGGCACCCCCGCGAGCCGCGCGTGTCGGTCAGCCGCAGCATCTTCGCGCTGGTGAACGACCAGGATCGCCTGTACTTCGGGCGGCAGCAGGGGCAGGATCAGTTCGGGCTGATCGACCAGTACCGTGCAGTGTTCGGCCGCAGCTACGCCGCCGAGCCGGATCGCCTGATCGAGGAGCTGCGGCAGGACGAGGCGATTGCCGAGGCCGACACGCTGCTGCTGACCATCCCGAACCAGCTGGGCGTGGACTACAACGCCCACCTGATCGAGAGCATCCTGACGCACGTGGCTCCCGGCCTGGGCTGGCGCTGA
- a CDS encoding aminoglycoside N(3)-acetyltransferase, with translation MTEADAIARADAPRTRQTLAADLRAVGVQPGDVLIVHVSLSRLGWVAGGPVAVIQALQDAVTPLGTLVMPTFTLQLTDPAGWRRFAVPEEWWETIRAEMSAFDPALTPSRGMGQVAELFRTFPDVRRSDHPHSSFAAWGQHAQAITADHPLAYSLGDGSPLARVYDLNGKVLLLGTEVNTSLHLAEVRAGQQPTVPFSGPIQRGGQRQWVTFDETDYNEEAFPPVKAAFEVTGAVTVGTVGSATAKLMSQREVVDFGVQWWRKGAGGA, from the coding sequence ATGACCGAAGCCGACGCCATCGCGCGGGCCGATGCTCCCCGCACCCGTCAGACCCTTGCCGCCGACCTGCGTGCCGTGGGGGTGCAGCCGGGCGACGTGCTGATCGTGCATGTCAGCCTCAGCCGCCTGGGCTGGGTCGCGGGTGGCCCGGTGGCGGTCATCCAGGCCTTGCAGGACGCCGTGACGCCGCTGGGCACGCTGGTCATGCCCACCTTCACCCTCCAGCTGACCGACCCGGCCGGGTGGCGACGCTTCGCCGTGCCGGAAGAGTGGTGGGAGACCATCCGCGCCGAGATGTCCGCCTTCGACCCGGCGCTGACGCCCAGTCGCGGGATGGGACAGGTCGCGGAGCTGTTCCGGACATTCCCGGACGTGCGGCGCAGCGACCACCCGCACAGCTCGTTTGCGGCGTGGGGGCAGCACGCCCAGGCGATCACCGCAGACCACCCGCTGGCCTACTCGCTGGGCGACGGTTCGCCGCTGGCCCGCGTGTACGACCTGAACGGCAAGGTGCTCCTGCTGGGCACCGAGGTCAACACGAGCCTGCACCTCGCGGAAGTCCGCGCCGGGCAGCAGCCCACGGTGCCGTTCAGCGGCCCCATCCAGCGGGGTGGGCAGCGCCAGTGGGTGACCTTCGACGAGACCGACTACAACGAGGAGGCCTTTCCACCCGTGAAGGCCGCGTTTGAGGTAACCGGCGCGGTTACGGTCGGCACGGTCGGTTCCGCCACCGCAAAACTCATGTCCCAGCGCGAGGTGGTGGATTTCGGGGTGCAGTGGTGGCGGAAAGGTGCTGGAGGAGCGTGA
- a CDS encoding helix-turn-helix domain-containing protein produces MTALPSVLVFTPAEVAGVLRVTPETIRRKIVSGELGAVEVGGRERKQYRITATDLSAWLGPERAGQLFGIGASLRAVEEAFAAHPYEEVEAAIAEAVQVVKARRETATGETQATPTAEEIRARFGR; encoded by the coding sequence ATGACGGCCCTGCCTTCAGTCCTGGTTTTCACCCCTGCGGAGGTCGCGGGCGTGCTGCGCGTCACGCCGGAGACCATCCGCCGGAAGATCGTGTCCGGAGAACTAGGCGCTGTCGAGGTCGGTGGCAGGGAGCGCAAGCAGTACCGCATCACGGCCACCGACCTGAGCGCGTGGCTCGGGCCAGAGCGTGCTGGGCAACTGTTCGGCATCGGGGCCAGCCTGCGTGCGGTCGAGGAGGCTTTTGCCGCCCACCCCTATGAAGAGGTTGAGGCGGCGATAGCGGAAGCGGTGCAGGTTGTGAAAGCGCGGCGCGAGACCGCGACGGGCGAGACGCAGGCCACCCCCACGGCCGAGGAGATCAGGGCGCGGTTTGGCCGTTGA
- a CDS encoding PIN domain-containing protein, which yields MILDTHCFLSAVAAHAHGRDTALARTWQDFRTRELGLVFGEILLLEIQRVLDYPSVARLGISAGTAFTAATELLLLGEYAAPVPAISWPTLSDRNDWHLFDLLYHTGADALVTRDVQVLKAGRTLGMPVFSPDEL from the coding sequence TTGATTCTCGATACCCACTGCTTCCTGAGCGCGGTCGCCGCCCACGCGCATGGGCGCGATACCGCCCTGGCCCGCACGTGGCAGGATTTCCGCACCCGTGAACTCGGATTGGTCTTCGGTGAGATCCTGCTGCTGGAGATTCAGCGCGTCCTCGACTACCCCAGCGTGGCCCGCCTGGGCATCAGCGCTGGCACGGCATTTACGGCCGCCACGGAACTGCTGTTGTTGGGCGAGTACGCCGCGCCTGTCCCGGCGATCTCCTGGCCGACGTTGAGCGACCGGAACGACTGGCACCTCTTCGATCTGCTGTACCACACGGGAGCAGACGCGCTGGTGACGCGAGACGTGCAGGTCTTGAAAGCGGGGCGAACGTTGGGGATGCCGGTGTTCTCGCCGGATGAGCTGTAG